The window AATAAAGCCAGCATTTCCTGCATGTCTTTTACTTTTTGATCTTCTGGATGGGCGTTTTTGATATATTCCTTCATCATTTCCATAACCCGGGGCTTCAATACTGATCTTCTGGGATCATCAGGATGAGCATCTCTTAAGAATGCATTGATCTCATAGATGTTATTGCTTTTCAGAATTTCGCTGTAATCTTTTCCCTTTTTTTGGGCAGACATACTGAAAAACAAGACCGAGGCAAGAAGTAAAAGTATTTTTTTCATTAATATAATATTAAGTTAAAAATGGGGTACTTTCCTTAATTTGTGTTTGGGTCAATTAGTCTTTTCTAGGATAACGAAATAGTATTGTTTTTATTTTAAACACGTGATCGTGATATAAAAGTAAGCATATTTGTAAATATAAATGAAATGTATTTTAAAAAACTTGAATGATTGATAATGAAAGGTTAATTTGATATAAAAGAAAAAACCATGTAAAGCTACATGGTTTTGATATCGATCTGAATTATTATTTTTCGGTCTGTTGAGGAGTTACGACCTCCTGAAGATGTGAGTTCTTTAATCTCTTCTGATAAATAGGCATATATTTTTCTATAGGAATTTTGATAGCTTCAAAGTTTCCTGCTAAAACATAGGGCTGTATATTTTCTGAGGTATACACAAATTGTAAAAAGTTATCGATCAGGTTTTCAGGAATCTTGAATTTTGTAAAATAATCTTTCCCTAAATAATTCTTAATCTGAGTGATCGAAGTATTCATATTCTCGTAAGCCTGATAGCGCTGTTTTTTCTTTCTTTCACCGGAAAGCATATCATAAATACTTTCAAGACTGAAGGTGAGCCCGCCATCTCTTAATCCGGCAACAGGAAGTTCCGGAGGCGTCCCGTCTCCTTTAGGCTCAGGAAGTCCAATCACTTTTTGATGGCTAATGCTTTATCTTCTTTTCGGAGAGAGTTTACATCATATCGTAGATTTCCGGTGGGTTTAAACCTGCTCAGCACAATTTCCTGAATTTCATAATAGGCTATTTTCAGCTCTACAAAATTCTTCTGCCCTAATAGCTGGGGAGTCATTTTAACATCTTTTCTTTCTGTAACAATGGAGGTAAAACGGATAACATCTCCGGGATTGGCAGAAACATTAAAATTACCATTATAATCAGCAAGAACAGTCTTTTGAGTATTAAGATTGGTAACATATACCTGATTAAGATAAAGGATGGAATTATCCCTTAGAAATACTTCTCCGGAATATATTTGAGCATTGATTTTTGCCAGAAAAATCAGCAGCAACAGAGTAAACAGTTTCTTCATATAATTGGCAAAATTACATAGAAATAAAGCAATTTGTGCTTATTTAGATAAGGAATAGTGGTTAAAGTTATATTAAACTTTAGTATTGAATTGTTAATGAATGTTATAAATATATTTTCGCGTTGAATATGAATTGGTATACTAGAAAAAAGGTTGAAAGAATATTCCTTTCCTTCAACCTTTTAAATGCTTTTTATCTATGTCTTACCAGCAGCCAGCTTGAGTATTTTATGGAAACTGTAGATCCAAATTCTGTCCAGCTGATAAAGTACCAATATGTGGCTGTGGGAGTATATCTTCCGCCAACTCTTCCATCCCAGGTAAACCGGTTTTCACGGGTTCCTCTGAAAAGTTCTGCTCCATATCGGTCAAAAATCCTGAAAACAAGATTTTCGTTTGACATTAATGCAGAATAGTCTATAGATTCATTCAGTCCGTCTCCATTGGGAGTGATGGTATTGATAAGATTAATAATGGCGAATTCTTTTTTCGCTTCACCACACATTTTAGAGTCTCTTACCACTACATAATGTGCCCCTCTTGGTACATTATAGAAAATATTTGAAGTTTGCCATACGACTCCATCCAATGAGTATTCATAAGGTGGATTACCGCCGCTGGCTCCAATTTTTACGGTTGTTCCTTCAATTTCAATGGAAGTGATGATGGGGATTGTGTATTCGGTAACGTTCACAGACTGCTTGTAGGTGCATCCGTTAGAGGTAAGTTCTACCCAATAACTACCGGCAGGTACATTAGTAATGGAAGGACTGGTCGCTCCAGTGCTCCATAAGTATTTATCGAATCCTGGGCCAGCATCTAATGTTGTTGTAGTTTTAGGACAGATGATCTGATCGGCCAGAAGGGATGATGTTTTAGGAATTTTAATAGTAATTTTAAGGGAAGCTACTTCAGGGCATACTCCATTTTTTTCAAAGCGGATGTAGAATGTCTGTGTGGTTGTAATATTTACAGTTGGAGCTAATGGGCTGACATTGTTTTGTGCATCCGCTAGGCTGCCATGAAAGGTAAAAGTAACATTTGGATCTACTATAAACATCGGAATAAATTGGGAAAGGGTTACCGTTTTTATTCCATCAAGATCATCATCACATACGTTTTCTGTTACAGACTGGCTTGCCAGCTTTATTTTGTCTCCAATACTGAATTTTAAAGGTTTGATAACAGGGGTACATCCATTAGGAGAATCTACTCTGATAAAAATTGTAGTGGTTGTAGTGTAGCTCCAGTTATTGGGAAGTGTATTAGCGTTTCCAGCATTTGCATCTGCTAAATTTGAGTAATATCTGACTGTGAAATTATTTGGCGTATTAAGTACAATAGCTGTGATATTAGAAAGATTGATATTGACTGTTCCATCGAAATTATCATCACAGAACACACCATTATAATTATCCGGAACAATGGCTTTATTATAAAGCGATAATGTTATCTGGGCAATGCTCTTACATCCTAAAGAATTTTTAACTACAACATAGATAATAGTACCATCTGCCGCTGAATAAACATTAGGATTGGTAATTTGAGCTGCTGGGTTTTCTGTTTGTGCATCTGCTAGGGTCGGATAATATGTTTTGTTAACCGGAGTGTTCGTTGTTACACTGGCTGTTGTAAGGTCAAATGTTCCCTTCCCGTTCACATCACAAGCAAATAATACTGAATTCGTAACAACGATAGCTTTAATATTGATATTGACAGTTACCGTTTCACAGTCAGGAAAGTCAGGATCATTTCCACAGAAAGTATAGGTAAAGGTATCAGTTCCAGCTGTGCCAGGAGTATTTACAGTATAGGTAATAATTCCGGTAGCAGGGTTTATTACTGCAGTTCCCAGGGTTGGTGGAGTGGTGATGGCTACAGTAGATGGCACAGGAATTTGTGAAGAAGTACTGAAGGCAGGAGTAATTACCTGTGAAGTACATATGTCATATGAGATATTGGTCTGCTTCATACAGTTCATCACTTTATATTGCTCAGTGACTAAAGGAGCGCAGCTTCCCATTGTTACAGAACAAGTATAATATCCGGATTGGGTAGGAGTGATAGAGGCGTTGTTGGCTCCTGAAATAGGTGTTCCGTTTCTATACCATTGGTAAGTGTCATAGATAATAGGATCTACAGTAAGTTCAATTCCGGGCACGCAGGATCCTCCTGATTTTAAAATAACGGGCTGCGTAGGAAAGCCTGCAAAGAAACCTCCATATCCTACCGCGTCACTTCCAGCAGTGATTCCTGCTGTAATGGCCTTACTTGAAACAATCGTTATGGTTCCTGTCACATTAGGAATTCCATAAGTAACCCAATTATTGGTCCCTGTCATATTGTAAGGACCTGTAGAGGCGGGTGGAGTCCCTCCATTTACTGTAACTATTGCCCCTTTTTCTGTGATAAGGTTCAGTTTTGTAGGGATATTAAGGACTCCGGACGGGTTTACATTAGAGTGAACAAAGTTTTCATTGATAAGTCCCAGTTCATTAATTTGTTTGGGAAGATAGCAGTTTAAAGACGGAATAAAATTGAATCCTCCGGTAGCTACTTCATTTCCTGTATTTGAATCTCCTGCTAAGATCTGATAAACATAGGCGTTCTTGGAAGTTCTAATGTATAAGTTATAATGACCGCCACCCTGAAGACTGTATTTAGTATCAGGAATTACAAAATATTTTCCTGTATTCAGTGTTGCAATAGGGGTTAATTCATTATTTACATAGATCTGAGTATTGTCTTGTGTAGCAATAATCAAAGCCCCTTCCATATTGGCTCCAATACTTCCGTTCCCTTTGACTAGAGCAAATTCACTTCCAAGCCTGTCAACAGGGACAGCCTGATCCATTAAAATATCGGAGCTGGTTGGGAAATTTCCGGCATACTGACCATTGAAGTTTCCATTGGTAACATTAATTGGTTTGTTTGAGGTGATTTTAGCTCCAATAAATCCATCAAAGTTGCCGGCAATATTTCCAATACCATCAAGAATATAGGATTGCCCTTTGTTTAAAGCTATATTTATGGTAGGGTTGGTAGCTCCTGTGGTCCCATTTGAGAACTGCACAAGAGGGCTGTAGCCTGTAATGGTAACCGTAGTATTATCTTCTGTAGCCAGAATACTGGTCATGAAATTAAGAATCTCATTACTTACACTGATAGGAGCTGATGCCGCAAAGAAACTCTTTCCTGTTGAAGGAATCCCCTTAGAAGTAATGATTTCTGCATGATTAAATACTGAAAATCTTAAGTTCGCATAAAACGGAAATTCAGCTTTCAGGTATAATCCTTTTGTAGTGGAAGTAAACAAATCTGTCTGCTGAGTGGTAATAATATAATTTCTTAAGACATCAAATTTCTGCGGATTATTTTTACTGATATTGACTGTCCCGATCAAAACATTATTATTATAGATACTCACCGGAAATGGTGTGGTTCGGCTGGTAGAAAGATAAAGTTTCTGATAAGGAGAGGGTGCTCCTGACCTGTCTATCATTGGAGCAAACCAATGTTCCCTGTCTAATTGTGCAAAAACAGAGGTGAATATGTGAAATATAAATAAAAAAGATAGAATTTTTCTCATTCAGTGATCGTATTTATCACAAATTTAATAATAAAAAACATTGAAGTATTGAAAATGTAATAAAAAAACCACGATTTTAAAATCGTGGTTTTGAAAGTTTTAAATCCGGATGATTATTCTCTGTTTTTTACCATAATCCAGCCAGTGTATTTTATTTCTGTTTTTTCTTTGTTAGACTCATTCCAGGAAACATGATACCAGTATGTACCTGTGATCAGTTTTTTGTCGAAGTGTCTTCCATCCCACTTGTAATTATTGAATTTATTTCCAGTAAATATCATATTTCCATATCTGTCGTACACTACAAAGCTAAGATTGTCTTTGTATGCAAGATCACTATAATCGATATAGTCATTGATGTTATCCCCATTAGGAGTGATGGCATTCAATAAATTTGGAACTGTAACTTCCGCTGAAATAGGGGTACAGTTGTAAGCATCTTTTACATAGAAAGTATGCTGGCCTCTGCTTAATCCTGGGAAGGAGTTTGAATCCTGCCAATTCGTAGTTCCGTCAACGGCATATTTGTAAGGAGCTTTACCGCCTGCCACAATTACTGTAGCTGTAGAATTGTTAATTTCAATTTGCTGAATAACAGGATCAACTGCTTTTCTCACTCTTACTACCTGTGTAATGAAACATCCGTTTTTCTCAAGAATTACAGTATATTCGCCTACTCCTACCCCTCTGATTCCTGAAGTAGTTCCTCCTGTACTCCATTGGTAAGAATCATATCCAGGTCCTGCATCAAGATCTGTTTTAGCATCAATACAAATATATTTATCTACAAGAATCGGAGACTTTTTAACAGGAAGTGTAATAAGTTCAATTTTTGCAATTGCAGAACATCCTTCCACAGTGGTAAGCTTCACATATACAAATCCTCCTGTTGAAGGATAGTTGGTAGTTGCTGCTGTTGTTATTTCGTTAGTTCCTGCAGTAAGATCTTTTAATGTAGGATAATATTTTTTTGTTGCATTTCCATAGTTTGTAATGTTGGCTTTTGTCAGGTCAAAATAAGCATAAGGTGCTACATCATACCAACAAGCTTTAATTGCATCATCCTTTACAATGAAAGGAACAACCTTAAGGTTTAGGGTAACTTCTTCACAATCCATAAAGTCAGCAGAGTCTCCACAGAATGTATAAACGATTTTATCAGTTCCTTCAAAATTAGGTTTCGGTGTATAAGTAATGGTACCATCTGCATTTATTACCGCTGTTCCATTAGTAGGAGGGGTAAGGATCTTAATTGTACTTTTTACCGGAGTCTGAGTTGAAGAAGAGAATGTTGGTGTAATAATCTTAGTAGAACAAGCCGCTTCTTCTTTAGTGCTCTTGATTAGACAGTTAACTACTTTATAAGGAGCTGTTACAATTGATTGGCATGCTCCCATTGTTACTTTTACAGTATAATAACCAGGTTGTGTTGGCGAGTAGCTATAAGTAGTTGCACCGGAAATGGGAGCATCATTAAGAGACCATTGGTAAGTATCATAACCTTCCTCTACTTGCAGAATCAATCCAGGAACACATTCTCCTGATTTTTTAGTAATATATGGCGTTGATGAGAATCCTGCAAAATATCCACCGTATCCAGCTGAACTATATCCACCGTTAATCCCGGCAGTTACTGCTTTATTAGAAATAATAGTAAGGTTTGGTGGGAAGTTCTCTACAGAATAAGTTACCCATTGAGTATTTCCCGTCAAAGGGTATGGTCCCTCAGCTGCTGTAGGAGGAACTCCATTCACCGTTACAGTGGCTCCAGCTTCAGTTAATATATTAAGTTTTAGTTTAATAGAGGATGTAGTAATGCCTGGCATTTCATTGATCTTACCAATCTCGTCAATTTTTCTTGGTAAGAAGCAGTTCAATGGTGGAATATAATTATAACCATTGGTGGCATCACTATCTGTAATCCCAACGAATTGATAAAGGTATATATTTTTGGATGCAGAAATGAACATATTAGAATGTGCTCCACCACTCTGGGCTGCGTAGCTTGTTTCATTGATTCTATACCAGCCTCCTTCGTTTAGGGTAACAACAGGTGAACCTGATCCATTGATGAATATTTGCGTGTTGTCTTCAGTGGCAATGATAAGACCTCCTTCCATATTGGAATCTGGTTTGGTAGATCTGGTCTTTACCATGGCAAACGTATTCCCTAATTTATCTACAGGTACAGCCTGGTCAAGAATAGGATCAGAACCATCTAGACTTGCGTTAGGATCGTTAAGAGGTGTTGGGGTTGAAAAGTTACCGTTACAGCTACCATTGGTAAGGGTTACTGGTTTACTTGCTTCAATTTTAGCACCAATGAAGCCTTTGCTATTAGCAGATGCATCCTCTACTTTTCCTGCAAAAATAAAAGATTGTCCTTTATTTAAAACAAACGAATAGCTTTGAACAGAAAGGTTTCCATTAACGAATTTTAATCCGGGAGTTTTCCAGCTTACGGTAACAGAGGTATTGTCTTCAGTAGCAAGGATTCCTGCTGTAAAATTATCCGTACTGGAACTTGAGTTGGCTTCTGTTCTTGTATTAGGGCTGGTTGCCACATAAAACTTATTACCAATACCCGCTTTTCCTTTACTGGTAATAATTTCTCCATGGGAACCATTGGCAAGTCGTAAACTGCAATAGAAAGGTCTTTCTGCTTTCAAATAAAGTCCTTTTGAACCTACAACAAAAGCATCGGTAACACCATTGGCAGAAATAAGGGTTTCATCCACATCGAA of the Chryseobacterium capnotolerans genome contains:
- a CDS encoding T9SS type B sorting domain-containing protein, giving the protein MRKILSFLFIFHIFTSVFAQLDREHWFAPMIDRSGAPSPYQKLYLSTSRTTPFPVSIYNNNVLIGTVNISKNNPQKFDVLRNYIITTQQTDLFTSTTKGLYLKAEFPFYANLRFSVFNHAEIITSKGIPSTGKSFFAASAPISVSNEILNFMTSILATEDNTTVTITGYSPLVQFSNGTTGATNPTINIALNKGQSYILDGIGNIAGNFDGFIGAKITSNKPINVTNGNFNGQYAGNFPTSSDILMDQAVPVDRLGSEFALVKGNGSIGANMEGALIIATQDNTQIYVNNELTPIATLNTGKYFVIPDTKYSLQGGGHYNLYIRTSKNAYVYQILAGDSNTGNEVATGGFNFIPSLNCYLPKQINELGLINENFVHSNVNPSGVLNIPTKLNLITEKGAIVTVNGGTPPASTGPYNMTGTNNWVTYGIPNVTGTITIVSSKAITAGITAGSDAVGYGGFFAGFPTQPVILKSGGSCVPGIELTVDPIIYDTYQWYRNGTPISGANNASITPTQSGYYTCSVTMGSCAPLVTEQYKVMNCMKQTNISYDICTSQVITPAFSTSSQIPVPSTVAITTPPTLGTAVINPATGIITYTVNTPGTAGTDTFTYTFCGNDPDFPDCETVTVNINIKAIVVTNSVLFACDVNGKGTFDLTTASVTTNTPVNKTYYPTLADAQTENPAAQITNPNVYSAADGTIIYVVVKNSLGCKSIAQITLSLYNKAIVPDNYNGVFCDDNFDGTVNINLSNITAIVLNTPNNFTVRYYSNLADANAGNANTLPNNWSYTTTTTIFIRVDSPNGCTPVIKPLKFSIGDKIKLASQSVTENVCDDDLDGIKTVTLSQFIPMFIVDPNVTFTFHGSLADAQNNVSPLAPTVNITTTQTFYIRFEKNGVCPEVASLKITIKIPKTSSLLADQIICPKTTTTLDAGPGFDKYLWSTGATSPSITNVPAGSYWVELTSNGCTYKQSVNVTEYTIPIITSIEIEGTTVKIGASGGNPPYEYSLDGVVWQTSNIFYNVPRGAHYVVVRDSKMCGEAKKEFAIINLINTITPNGDGLNESIDYSALMSNENLVFRIFDRYGAELFRGTRENRFTWDGRVGGRYTPTATYWYFISWTEFGSTVSIKYSSWLLVRHR
- a CDS encoding gliding motility-associated C-terminal domain-containing protein produces the protein MYLSTDSTTPFAVQILSNNIVIGTVTIAKGDPKTFDVDETLISANGVTDAFVVGSKGLYLKAERPFYCSLRLANGSHGEIITSKGKAGIGNKFYVATSPNTRTEANSSSSTDNFTAGILATEDNTSVTVSWKTPGLKFVNGNLSVQSYSFVLNKGQSFIFAGKVEDASANSKGFIGAKIEASKPVTLTNGSCNGNFSTPTPLNDPNASLDGSDPILDQAVPVDKLGNTFAMVKTRSTKPDSNMEGGLIIATEDNTQIFINGSGSPVVTLNEGGWYRINETSYAAQSGGAHSNMFISASKNIYLYQFVGITDSDATNGYNYIPPLNCFLPRKIDEIGKINEMPGITTSSIKLKLNILTEAGATVTVNGVPPTAAEGPYPLTGNTQWVTYSVENFPPNLTIISNKAVTAGINGGYSSAGYGGYFAGFSSTPYITKKSGECVPGLILQVEEGYDTYQWSLNDAPISGATTYSYSPTQPGYYTVKVTMGACQSIVTAPYKVVNCLIKSTKEEAACSTKIITPTFSSSTQTPVKSTIKILTPPTNGTAVINADGTITYTPKPNFEGTDKIVYTFCGDSADFMDCEEVTLNLKVVPFIVKDDAIKACWYDVAPYAYFDLTKANITNYGNATKKYYPTLKDLTAGTNEITTAATTNYPSTGGFVYVKLTTVEGCSAIAKIELITLPVKKSPILVDKYICIDAKTDLDAGPGYDSYQWSTGGTTSGIRGVGVGEYTVILEKNGCFITQVVRVRKAVDPVIQQIEINNSTATVIVAGGKAPYKYAVDGTTNWQDSNSFPGLSRGQHTFYVKDAYNCTPISAEVTVPNLLNAITPNGDNINDYIDYSDLAYKDNLSFVVYDRYGNMIFTGNKFNNYKWDGRHFDKKLITGTYWYHVSWNESNKEKTEIKYTGWIMVKNRE